One genomic window of Limnothrix sp. FACHB-406 includes the following:
- a CDS encoding fructosamine kinase family protein, protein MENLSALWATIARAIREQGGGSAESPTARSVGGGCINQTYRLSFGNAANAPVYFVKLNQASGLEMFTAEAAALRDLAAAQAIKVPQPLCYGQAGDRAYLVLEWLELGRGNHEAWAQLGRNLAQLHRWQPASGQRAFGWWRGNTIGSTPQPNDWADDWVTFWTERRIGFQLQLAQRRGGHFPEADRLLAAIPSLLKGHRPQPALLHGDLWSGNAAVMVDGTPVIFDPATYWGDREADLAMTELFGGFPNSFYQGYGEVNPLESGYEIRKDLYNLYHILNHFNLFGGGYGSQANGMIHRLLKDC, encoded by the coding sequence ATGGAAAACCTGTCAGCACTATGGGCAACGATCGCCCGAGCCATTCGGGAACAGGGCGGTGGTTCAGCGGAGTCGCCCACGGCCCGATCGGTCGGTGGCGGTTGCATTAACCAAACCTATCGCCTGAGTTTTGGCAACGCTGCCAACGCCCCCGTTTACTTTGTCAAGCTGAATCAGGCCAGCGGTCTGGAAATGTTCACGGCCGAGGCCGCAGCCCTCCGAGACCTAGCCGCCGCCCAAGCCATAAAAGTGCCCCAACCCCTCTGCTATGGCCAAGCGGGCGATCGCGCCTATTTGGTTTTGGAGTGGCTGGAGTTGGGCCGTGGCAACCATGAAGCCTGGGCCCAATTGGGGCGGAATTTAGCGCAGTTGCACCGTTGGCAGCCGGCCTCCGGGCAGCGGGCTTTTGGGTGGTGGCGAGGCAACACGATCGGCTCCACCCCCCAACCCAACGATTGGGCCGATGATTGGGTCACCTTTTGGACAGAGCGGCGTATTGGGTTTCAGTTGCAGTTGGCCCAGCGGCGTGGCGGCCATTTCCCCGAGGCCGATCGCCTGTTGGCCGCCATTCCCAGCTTGCTGAAGGGCCATCGCCCCCAACCCGCCCTGCTCCATGGGGATTTGTGGTCGGGTAATGCGGCGGTGATGGTGGATGGCACACCCGTGATCTTTGATCCGGCAACCTATTGGGGCGATCGGGAGGCAGATTTGGCCATGACTGAATTATTTGGCGGCTTTCCCAACAGCTTTTATCAAGGTTATGGTGAAGTGAATCCCCTGGAATCAGGTTATGAAATCCGCAAAGATCTTTACAATCTTTACCATATCTTGAATCACTTTAATCTATTTGGCGGCGGCTATGGTAGCCAGGCCAATGGGATGATTCATCGGCTTTTAAAAGATTGTTAA